The following proteins are encoded in a genomic region of Prionailurus viverrinus isolate Anna chromosome E3, UM_Priviv_1.0, whole genome shotgun sequence:
- the PKMYT1 gene encoding membrane-associated tyrosine- and threonine-specific cdc2-inhibitory kinase isoform X7 encodes MQVPGVSKYARTGPGGCTSNQQGVLTPWFCTLRNPEMGILRCSSLWPPCLKRNVCAEWTHLSSGASLGPQDQALFERTHCSVLCTAGPPVLAMPVPTEGAPPPLSGTPVPVPAYFRHAEPGFSLKRPGGLSRSLPPRPPAKGSVPISRLFPPRTPGWHQPQPRRVTFQGKASETLQSPSYDPSRPESFFQQSFQRLGRLGHGSYGEVFKVRSKEDGRLYAVKRSMSPFRGPKDRARKLAEVGGHEKVGQHPRCVRLEQAWEEGGILYLQTELCGPSLQQHCEAWGTGLPEAQVWGYLRDTLLALAHLHGQGLVHLDVKPANIFLGPRGRCKLGDFGLLVELGASGTGEAQEGDPRYMAPELLQGSYGTAADVFSLGLTILEVACNMELPHGGEGWQQLRQGYLPPEFTAGLSSELRSVLTMMLEPDPKLRATAESLLALPMLRQPQPWNVLWYMAAEALSRGWALWQALLALLCWLWHGLAHPARWLQPQSPPATPPGSPPCSLLLDSSVSSNWDDDSIGLSLSPEAVLARAVGNTSTPRSGSPAPRSREALDLSDIDSEPPRGSFPSFEPRNLLSLFEDSLGPA; translated from the exons atgcaGGTGCCTGGCGTCTCCAAATATGCTAGGACTGGGCCTGGAGGCTGTACTTCTAACCAGCAGGGGGTGCTGACACCCTGGTTCTGCACTTTGAGAAACCCTGAGATGGGAATCCTGAG gTGCTCGTCCCTGTGGCCTCCATGTTTAAAGCGGAACGTGTGTGCAGAGTGGACGCACCTCTCTTCCGGAGCCTCTTTGGGGCCGCAAGACCAGGCACTGTTTGAGCGGACACACTGCTCTGTCCTGTGCACCGCAGGGCCTCCTGTGCTGGCCATGCCTGTGCCCACAGAGGGCGCCCCTCCGCCCCTGAGTGGCACCCCCGTTCCAGTCCCAGCCTACTTCCGCCACGCAGAACCTGGCTTCTCCCTCAAGAGGCCTGGAGGGCTTAGTCGCAGCCTCCCGCCCCGGCCCCCTGCCAAGGGCAGCGTCCCCATCAGCCGCCTCTTCCCTCCTCGGACCCCGGGCTGgcaccagccccagccccggaGGGTGACATTCCAAGGCAAAGCCTCTGAGACCCTTCAGAGCCCCTCCTATGACCCGAGCCGGCCAGAGTCCTTCTTCCAACAGAGTTTCCAGAGGCTTGGCCGCTTGGGCCACGGCTCCTATGGAGAGGTCTTCAAG GTGCGCTCTAAGGAAGACGGCCGGCTCTATGCAGTGAAGCGCTCTATGTCGCCCTTCCGGGGCCCTAAGGACCGGGCCCGCAAGCTGGCCGAGGTCGGTGGCCACGAGAAGGTGGGGCAACACCCGCGCTGTGTGCGGCTGGAGCAAGCCTGGGAGGAGGGCGGCATCCTGTACCTGCAGACGGAGCTGTGTGGGCCCAGCCTGCAACAGCACTGCGAGGCCTGGGGCACCGGCCTGCCCGAGGCCCAGGTCTGGGGCTACCTGCGGGATACCCTGCTTGCCCTGGCTCACCTGCACGGCCAAGGCCTGGTCCACCTTGACGTCAAGCCCGCCAACATCTTCCTGGGGCCCCGGGGCCGCTGCaagctgggtgactttgggctGCTGGTAGAGCTGGGTGCATCTGGAACTGGTGAGGCCCAGGAGGGAGACCCCCGCTACATGGCCCCTGAGCTGCTACAGGGCTCCTACGGGACAGCAGCGGACGTGTTCAG TCTGGGCCTCACCATCCTGGAAGTGGCATGCAACATGGAGCTGCCCCATGGCGGGGAGGGCTGGCAGCAGCTGCGCCAGGGCTATCTGCCCCCGGAGTTCACTGCTG GCCTGTCTTCTGAGCTGCGTTCTGTCCTCACCATGATGCTGGAGCCTGACCCCAAGCTGCGGGCCACAGCCGAGTCCCTGCTGGCCCTGCCCATGCTCAGGCAGCCTCAGCCTTGGAACGTTCTGTGGTATATGGCCGCCGAGGCCCTCAGTCGAGGGTGGGCCCTGTGGCAG GCCCTGCTTGCCCTGCTGTGCTGGCTCTGGCACGGGCTGGCTCACCCCGCCAGATGGCTGCAGCCCCAGAGCCCACCAGCCACCCCGCCCGGCTCGCCACCCTGCAGCCTCCTCCTGGACAGCAGCGTCTCCAGCAACTGGGATGATGACAGCATAGG GCTCTCGCTCTCTCCAGAGGCTGTCCTGGCCAGGGCTGTCGGGAACACCTCCACCCCCCGCAGTGGCTCCCCGGCCCCCCGGAGCAG ggaggcCCTGGACCTAAGTGACATTGACTCTGAGCCCCCTCGgggctccttcccctcctttgAACCTCGGAACCTCCTCAGCCTGTTTGAGGACTCACTGGGCCCAGCGTGA
- the PKMYT1 gene encoding membrane-associated tyrosine- and threonine-specific cdc2-inhibitory kinase isoform X5 — translation MQVPGVSKYARTGPGGCTSNQQGVLTPWFCTLRNPEMGILRCSSLWPPCLKRNVCAEWTHLSSGASLGPQDQALFERTHCSVLCTAGPPVLAMPVPTEGAPPPLSGTPVPVPAYFRHAEPGFSLKRPGGLSRSLPPRPPAKGSVPISRLFPPRTPGWHQPQPRRVTFQGKASETLQSPSYDPSRPESFFQQSFQRLGRLGHGSYGEVFKVRSKEDGRLYAVKRSMSPFRGPKDRARKLAEVGGHEKVGQHPRCVRLEQAWEEGGILYLQTELCGPSLQQHCEAWGTGLPEAQVWGYLRDTLLALAHLHGQGLVHLDVKPANIFLGPRGRCKLGDFGLLVELGASGTGEAQEGDPRYMAPELLQGSYGTAADVFSLGLTILEVACNMELPHGGEGWQQLRQGYLPPEFTAGLSSELRSVLTMMLEPDPKLRATAESLLALPMLRQPQPWNVLWYMAAEALSRGWALWQALLALLCWLWHGLAHPARWLQPQSPPATPPGSPPCSLLLDSSVSSNWDDDSIGAGTTQSRAEPATSRLGRCLTREQREGHGRRHGRAAVPTGSRSLQRLSWPGLSGTPPPPAVAPRPPGAGTH, via the exons atgcaGGTGCCTGGCGTCTCCAAATATGCTAGGACTGGGCCTGGAGGCTGTACTTCTAACCAGCAGGGGGTGCTGACACCCTGGTTCTGCACTTTGAGAAACCCTGAGATGGGAATCCTGAG gTGCTCGTCCCTGTGGCCTCCATGTTTAAAGCGGAACGTGTGTGCAGAGTGGACGCACCTCTCTTCCGGAGCCTCTTTGGGGCCGCAAGACCAGGCACTGTTTGAGCGGACACACTGCTCTGTCCTGTGCACCGCAGGGCCTCCTGTGCTGGCCATGCCTGTGCCCACAGAGGGCGCCCCTCCGCCCCTGAGTGGCACCCCCGTTCCAGTCCCAGCCTACTTCCGCCACGCAGAACCTGGCTTCTCCCTCAAGAGGCCTGGAGGGCTTAGTCGCAGCCTCCCGCCCCGGCCCCCTGCCAAGGGCAGCGTCCCCATCAGCCGCCTCTTCCCTCCTCGGACCCCGGGCTGgcaccagccccagccccggaGGGTGACATTCCAAGGCAAAGCCTCTGAGACCCTTCAGAGCCCCTCCTATGACCCGAGCCGGCCAGAGTCCTTCTTCCAACAGAGTTTCCAGAGGCTTGGCCGCTTGGGCCACGGCTCCTATGGAGAGGTCTTCAAG GTGCGCTCTAAGGAAGACGGCCGGCTCTATGCAGTGAAGCGCTCTATGTCGCCCTTCCGGGGCCCTAAGGACCGGGCCCGCAAGCTGGCCGAGGTCGGTGGCCACGAGAAGGTGGGGCAACACCCGCGCTGTGTGCGGCTGGAGCAAGCCTGGGAGGAGGGCGGCATCCTGTACCTGCAGACGGAGCTGTGTGGGCCCAGCCTGCAACAGCACTGCGAGGCCTGGGGCACCGGCCTGCCCGAGGCCCAGGTCTGGGGCTACCTGCGGGATACCCTGCTTGCCCTGGCTCACCTGCACGGCCAAGGCCTGGTCCACCTTGACGTCAAGCCCGCCAACATCTTCCTGGGGCCCCGGGGCCGCTGCaagctgggtgactttgggctGCTGGTAGAGCTGGGTGCATCTGGAACTGGTGAGGCCCAGGAGGGAGACCCCCGCTACATGGCCCCTGAGCTGCTACAGGGCTCCTACGGGACAGCAGCGGACGTGTTCAG TCTGGGCCTCACCATCCTGGAAGTGGCATGCAACATGGAGCTGCCCCATGGCGGGGAGGGCTGGCAGCAGCTGCGCCAGGGCTATCTGCCCCCGGAGTTCACTGCTG GCCTGTCTTCTGAGCTGCGTTCTGTCCTCACCATGATGCTGGAGCCTGACCCCAAGCTGCGGGCCACAGCCGAGTCCCTGCTGGCCCTGCCCATGCTCAGGCAGCCTCAGCCTTGGAACGTTCTGTGGTATATGGCCGCCGAGGCCCTCAGTCGAGGGTGGGCCCTGTGGCAG GCCCTGCTTGCCCTGCTGTGCTGGCTCTGGCACGGGCTGGCTCACCCCGCCAGATGGCTGCAGCCCCAGAGCCCACCAGCCACCCCGCCCGGCTCGCCACCCTGCAGCCTCCTCCTGGACAGCAGCGTCTCCAGCAACTGGGATGATGACAGCATAGG tgcagggACCACGCAGAGCAGAGCAGAACCGGCAACCTCACGCCTGGGGCGCTGCCTCACGAGGGAGCAGCGCGAGGGCCACGGCCGCCGCCACGGTAGGGCTGCAGTGCCCACAG GCTCTCGCTCTCTCCAGAGGCTGTCCTGGCCAGGGCTGTCGGGAACACCTCCACCCCCCGCAGTGGCTCCCCGGCCCCCCGGAGCAGGTACACACTGA
- the PKMYT1 gene encoding membrane-associated tyrosine- and threonine-specific cdc2-inhibitory kinase isoform X8, with protein MPVPTEGAPPPLSGTPVPVPAYFRHAEPGFSLKRPGGLSRSLPPRPPAKGSVPISRLFPPRTPGWHQPQPRRVTFQGKASETLQSPSYDPSRPESFFQQSFQRLGRLGHGSYGEVFKVRSKEDGRLYAVKRSMSPFRGPKDRARKLAEVGGHEKVGQHPRCVRLEQAWEEGGILYLQTELCGPSLQQHCEAWGTGLPEAQVWGYLRDTLLALAHLHGQGLVHLDVKPANIFLGPRGRCKLGDFGLLVELGASGTGEAQEGDPRYMAPELLQGSYGTAADVFSLGLTILEVACNMELPHGGEGWQQLRQGYLPPEFTAGLSSELRSVLTMMLEPDPKLRATAESLLALPMLRQPQPWNVLWYMAAEALSRGWALWQALLALLCWLWHGLAHPARWLQPQSPPATPPGSPPCSLLLDSSVSSNWDDDSIGSVQGPRRAEQNRQPHAWGAASRGSSARATAAATVGLQCPQALALSRGCPGQGCREHLHPPQWLPGPPEQVHTEVSRPRVQRVGGGGFQILSVICLSSPHPREALDLSDIDSEPPRGSFPSFEPRNLLSLFEDSLGPA; from the exons ATGCCTGTGCCCACAGAGGGCGCCCCTCCGCCCCTGAGTGGCACCCCCGTTCCAGTCCCAGCCTACTTCCGCCACGCAGAACCTGGCTTCTCCCTCAAGAGGCCTGGAGGGCTTAGTCGCAGCCTCCCGCCCCGGCCCCCTGCCAAGGGCAGCGTCCCCATCAGCCGCCTCTTCCCTCCTCGGACCCCGGGCTGgcaccagccccagccccggaGGGTGACATTCCAAGGCAAAGCCTCTGAGACCCTTCAGAGCCCCTCCTATGACCCGAGCCGGCCAGAGTCCTTCTTCCAACAGAGTTTCCAGAGGCTTGGCCGCTTGGGCCACGGCTCCTATGGAGAGGTCTTCAAG GTGCGCTCTAAGGAAGACGGCCGGCTCTATGCAGTGAAGCGCTCTATGTCGCCCTTCCGGGGCCCTAAGGACCGGGCCCGCAAGCTGGCCGAGGTCGGTGGCCACGAGAAGGTGGGGCAACACCCGCGCTGTGTGCGGCTGGAGCAAGCCTGGGAGGAGGGCGGCATCCTGTACCTGCAGACGGAGCTGTGTGGGCCCAGCCTGCAACAGCACTGCGAGGCCTGGGGCACCGGCCTGCCCGAGGCCCAGGTCTGGGGCTACCTGCGGGATACCCTGCTTGCCCTGGCTCACCTGCACGGCCAAGGCCTGGTCCACCTTGACGTCAAGCCCGCCAACATCTTCCTGGGGCCCCGGGGCCGCTGCaagctgggtgactttgggctGCTGGTAGAGCTGGGTGCATCTGGAACTGGTGAGGCCCAGGAGGGAGACCCCCGCTACATGGCCCCTGAGCTGCTACAGGGCTCCTACGGGACAGCAGCGGACGTGTTCAG TCTGGGCCTCACCATCCTGGAAGTGGCATGCAACATGGAGCTGCCCCATGGCGGGGAGGGCTGGCAGCAGCTGCGCCAGGGCTATCTGCCCCCGGAGTTCACTGCTG GCCTGTCTTCTGAGCTGCGTTCTGTCCTCACCATGATGCTGGAGCCTGACCCCAAGCTGCGGGCCACAGCCGAGTCCCTGCTGGCCCTGCCCATGCTCAGGCAGCCTCAGCCTTGGAACGTTCTGTGGTATATGGCCGCCGAGGCCCTCAGTCGAGGGTGGGCCCTGTGGCAG GCCCTGCTTGCCCTGCTGTGCTGGCTCTGGCACGGGCTGGCTCACCCCGCCAGATGGCTGCAGCCCCAGAGCCCACCAGCCACCCCGCCCGGCTCGCCACCCTGCAGCCTCCTCCTGGACAGCAGCGTCTCCAGCAACTGGGATGATGACAGCATAGG ctcagtgcagggACCACGCAGAGCAGAGCAGAACCGGCAACCTCACGCCTGGGGCGCTGCCTCACGAGGGAGCAGCGCGAGGGCCACGGCCGCCGCCACGGTAGGGCTGCAGTGCCCACAG GCTCTCGCTCTCTCCAGAGGCTGTCCTGGCCAGGGCTGTCGGGAACACCTCCACCCCCCGCAGTGGCTCCCCGGCCCCCCGGAGCAGGTACACACTGAGGTGAGCAGGCCCAGAGTCCAGCGGGTGGGAGGTGGTGGCTTTCAGATCCTGAGTGTCAtttgtctctcttccccccaccccagggaggcCCTGGACCTAAGTGACATTGACTCTGAGCCCCCTCGgggctccttcccctcctttgAACCTCGGAACCTCCTCAGCCTGTTTGAGGACTCACTGGGCCCAGCGTGA